Proteins encoded within one genomic window of Streptomyces sp. NBC_01314:
- a CDS encoding SDR family oxidoreductase has protein sequence MATHVITGAGSGIGAAVARRLHERGDDLVLHARDAGRAKELAAEFPGAKTLVGDLADPDKISWAFSHQSLPDRVDSLLHIAGVVDLGPVGELTPKAWRHQLNVNLIAPAELTRHLLPQLRVARGHVVFVNSGAGLNAHADWSAYAASKHGLKALADSLRWEEHGNGVRVTTVYPGRTASPMQAKVHQQEGKEYDPSRWIAPESVATTILMALDLPRDAEVNDLTVRPGR, from the coding sequence ATGGCTACTCATGTGATCACCGGAGCGGGTTCCGGCATCGGCGCGGCCGTCGCCCGACGGCTGCACGAGCGCGGGGACGACCTTGTGCTGCACGCGCGCGACGCGGGACGGGCGAAGGAGCTGGCGGCGGAGTTCCCGGGGGCGAAGACGCTGGTCGGCGATCTGGCGGACCCGGACAAGATCTCCTGGGCCTTCTCCCACCAGAGCCTGCCCGACCGAGTGGACTCGCTGCTGCACATCGCGGGAGTGGTCGACCTCGGCCCGGTCGGCGAGCTGACGCCCAAGGCCTGGCGCCACCAGCTCAACGTCAACCTCATCGCCCCCGCCGAGCTGACCCGCCATCTCCTGCCCCAACTCCGGGTCGCCCGCGGACACGTGGTGTTCGTCAACTCCGGCGCGGGGCTCAACGCGCACGCGGACTGGTCCGCTTACGCCGCGTCCAAGCACGGGCTCAAGGCGCTGGCGGACTCCCTGCGGTGGGAGGAGCACGGGAACGGGGTCCGGGTCACCACGGTGTACCCCGGGCGCACGGCCAGCCCCATGCAGGCGAAGGTCCACCAGCAGGAGGGCAAGGAGTACGACCCGTCTCGGTGGATCGCCCCCGAGTCGGTCGCGACGACGATCCTCATGGC
- a CDS encoding TetR family transcriptional regulator → MSHTLGIRQVQKQRTRQALMDAALGLLEEQSLSSLGLREVTRAVGVAPTAFYRHFRSTADLGVALVEEVLGSLHPVLGDLMSAVGDSDELIERAIDLIARHVDAYPAHVRFIARERHSGVQPVRDAIRGQLARFTEEVRGELAKRPETDGWTDDDRLMLAGLYVDQMLMTASLFLEALDEPEEDRLRVTRLASRRMRLISIGCRHWLD, encoded by the coding sequence ATGAGTCACACTCTCGGCATCCGGCAGGTCCAGAAGCAGCGGACCCGGCAGGCGCTCATGGACGCCGCGCTCGGCCTGCTGGAGGAGCAGAGCCTCAGCAGCCTGGGACTTCGCGAGGTCACCCGGGCCGTGGGCGTCGCCCCCACCGCGTTCTACCGGCACTTCCGGTCGACCGCGGACCTCGGTGTCGCGCTGGTCGAGGAGGTGCTCGGCAGTCTGCACCCGGTCCTCGGGGATCTGATGTCGGCGGTGGGCGACAGCGACGAACTCATCGAGCGCGCCATCGATCTGATCGCCCGCCATGTGGACGCGTACCCCGCACACGTCAGGTTCATCGCGCGCGAGCGTCACAGCGGGGTCCAGCCGGTCAGGGACGCCATCCGGGGGCAACTGGCCCGCTTCACCGAGGAGGTGCGCGGCGAACTGGCCAAGCGGCCGGAGACCGACGGTTGGACCGACGACGACCGGCTGATGCTCGCGGGTCTGTACGTCGATCAGATGCTGATGACCGCCTCACTGTTCCTGGAGGCCCTGGACGAGCCGGAGGAGGACCGCCTGCGGGTGACCCGGCTGGCGAGCCGCCGTATGCGGCTGATCAGCATCGGCTGTCGCCACTGGCTGGACTGA
- a CDS encoding class I SAM-dependent methyltransferase, translating into MAATDPAGQAGSPSPDTSHDSSSDTSRDPARESSRDPSRDPSRNRRSLTHRARYALRHPHRVPAHAHRVARDTWLRLRHRDHIEFYRAVMAADTARSPEAAVGHNPSVEKWERVGRMQFDYLLRHGLEPRHRMLEIGCGNLRAGRLFIGHLDAGNYYGIDISPAILMEAQRTLAREGLQSKLPHLALVADLTFSFLPAGHFDVVHAHSVFSHSPPHVIEQCLAHVGRVLAPGGFFDFTFGRTEGREHQVLHEDFYYRTDTLVELARRYGLSARLMDDWEDLPHRQSKIRLTVAEEAGGEGGSDAGAAP; encoded by the coding sequence ATGGCAGCCACAGATCCGGCAGGGCAGGCGGGAAGCCCGTCCCCGGACACGTCACACGACTCGTCCTCGGACACGTCACGGGATCCGGCACGCGAATCGTCACGGGATCCGTCCCGGGACCCGTCCAGGAACCGCCGGAGCCTCACCCACCGGGCTCGGTACGCCCTGCGCCACCCCCACCGCGTGCCCGCGCACGCCCACCGGGTGGCGCGGGACACCTGGCTGCGGCTGCGGCATCGCGATCACATCGAGTTCTACCGGGCCGTCATGGCCGCCGACACGGCACGCAGCCCGGAGGCCGCCGTCGGGCACAACCCGTCCGTCGAGAAGTGGGAACGCGTCGGCCGGATGCAGTTCGACTACCTTCTGCGGCACGGTCTGGAGCCCCGGCACCGGATGCTGGAGATCGGTTGCGGGAACCTGCGGGCCGGGCGCCTGTTCATCGGCCACCTGGACGCCGGGAACTACTACGGGATCGACATCTCGCCGGCCATCCTCATGGAGGCCCAGCGCACCCTCGCGCGAGAGGGTCTGCAATCCAAACTGCCTCACCTGGCGCTCGTCGCCGACCTCACCTTCTCCTTCCTGCCCGCCGGCCACTTCGACGTCGTCCACGCGCACAGCGTGTTCTCCCACTCCCCGCCGCACGTCATCGAGCAGTGCCTCGCACACGTCGGCCGCGTCCTCGCCCCAGGCGGCTTCTTCGACTTCACCTTCGGCCGCACCGAGGGCAGGGAACACCAGGTGCTCCACGAGGACTTCTACTACCGCACCGACACCCTCGTCGAACTTGCCCGGCGATACGGCCTGTCCGCCCGCCTCATGGACGACTGGGAGGACCTGCCGCACCGCCAGTCGAAGATCCGCCTGACCGTGGCGGAGGAAGCCGGTGGGGAAGGCGGCTCCGATGCCGGTGCCGCCCCCTAA
- a CDS encoding multicopper oxidase family protein, translated as MTNNTEPTSGTGRHPKSEHRKGRGLHRRKFLGGMAGAGLAAVAVAGTAFSLLTDAKGNKAGAATNTASLNVPDLLEGTTSDGTTTFTLTAQTGTHEILSGVSSDTAGYNGSYLGPTMKWTTGSTVLLNITNDLDADTSVHFHGAHIPPDMDGGPQNAFAAGETWSPTFEILDEAKTLWYHPHALGTTAEQVVHGLAGLIIVEDETDASAALPSEYGVDDIPIVLQCLATDAAGDIKYDLNGYLRNTLSFPVLCNGTNVDDTTLTFTAAKTRTRFRVLNASPSDIITVQRGDGGTLTQVATEQGYLTEATEVKTIRLVAGGRAEFVMDLSDAVTLQAVITTGWVRGGSGTYDFLTVTPDASDSPDDLPSSLNTIERYDTSSFTAREITLDQDGLEMAINGAVGTTMDSMATIMTTLGSKEIWTITNSTMLEHSFHLHDVPFQLIEINGEEPTGVDLGWFDTYEVVGGGSIKIAMEFTDFADDTYMYMLHCHLLQHEDEGMMAALMVMES; from the coding sequence ATGACGAACAACACGGAGCCGACCTCCGGCACGGGCAGGCACCCCAAGAGCGAGCACCGCAAGGGCAGGGGGCTGCACCGCCGCAAGTTCCTCGGCGGCATGGCGGGGGCCGGGCTGGCGGCCGTCGCGGTGGCCGGTACGGCCTTCTCCCTGCTGACCGACGCGAAGGGCAACAAGGCGGGCGCCGCGACCAACACCGCCTCGCTGAACGTCCCGGACCTCCTGGAGGGCACCACCTCCGACGGCACGACCACGTTCACGCTGACCGCCCAGACCGGCACCCACGAGATCCTCAGCGGTGTCAGCAGCGACACCGCCGGCTACAACGGGTCGTACCTCGGCCCCACCATGAAGTGGACCACCGGCTCCACGGTCCTGCTGAACATCACCAACGACCTCGACGCCGACACCAGCGTCCACTTCCACGGCGCGCACATCCCGCCCGACATGGACGGCGGCCCGCAGAACGCCTTCGCCGCCGGGGAGACCTGGTCCCCCACCTTCGAGATCCTCGACGAGGCCAAGACGCTCTGGTACCACCCGCACGCGCTCGGCACCACGGCCGAACAGGTCGTGCACGGTCTGGCCGGTCTGATCATCGTGGAGGACGAGACCGACGCGTCCGCCGCGCTGCCGAGCGAGTACGGCGTCGACGACATCCCGATCGTCCTGCAGTGCCTGGCCACCGACGCCGCGGGCGACATCAAGTACGACCTGAACGGCTATCTGCGCAACACCCTCAGCTTCCCGGTGCTGTGCAACGGCACGAACGTCGACGACACCACGTTGACGTTCACCGCGGCCAAGACCCGCACCCGGTTCCGGGTGCTCAACGCCTCACCGTCCGACATCATCACCGTCCAGCGCGGCGACGGCGGCACGCTCACCCAGGTCGCCACCGAGCAGGGCTATCTCACCGAGGCCACCGAGGTGAAGACCATCCGGCTGGTGGCGGGCGGACGCGCCGAGTTCGTCATGGACCTCAGCGACGCGGTCACGCTGCAGGCCGTCATCACCACCGGATGGGTCCGTGGCGGCAGCGGTACGTACGACTTCCTCACCGTCACCCCGGACGCCTCGGACAGCCCCGACGACCTGCCGTCCTCGCTCAACACGATCGAGCGGTACGACACGTCGAGCTTCACCGCCCGCGAGATCACCCTCGACCAGGACGGCCTGGAGATGGCGATCAACGGGGCGGTCGGCACCACCATGGACTCCATGGCGACGATCATGACGACGCTCGGTTCCAAGGAGATCTGGACGATCACCAACAGCACGATGCTGGAGCACTCGTTCCATCTGCACGACGTGCCGTTCCAGCTGATCGAGATCAACGGCGAGGAACCGACCGGCGTCGATCTCGGCTGGTTCGACACCTACGAGGTGGTCGGCGGCGGCTCCATCAAGATCGCCATGGAGTTCACCGACTTCGCGGACGACACGTACATGTACATGCTCCACTGCCACCTCCTCCAGCACGAGGACGAGGGCATGATGGCCGCCCTCATGGTGATGGAGAGCTAG
- a CDS encoding DUF4190 domain-containing protein — protein sequence MQLTAARQQTGTTATRTRTRGRDADGMAVASFILGLLGLLVLNLFLGPIAIVLAAVALKRGTTRRGRAFLGLGLGVADLVVLATLMQTTNSVSWSF from the coding sequence ATGCAACTCACCGCCGCACGTCAGCAGACCGGAACGACCGCCACCCGCACCCGCACCCGAGGCCGGGACGCCGACGGCATGGCCGTCGCCTCCTTCATCCTCGGCCTGCTCGGCCTCCTCGTCCTCAACCTCTTCCTCGGCCCCATCGCCATCGTCCTGGCCGCGGTCGCTCTGAAGCGCGGCACCACCCGCCGGGGCCGCGCCTTCCTGGGCCTGGGCCTGGGCGTCGCCGACCTCGTGGTCCTGGCGACCCTGATGCAGACGACGAACTCGGTGTCCTGGAGCTTCTGA
- a CDS encoding TIGR00730 family Rossman fold protein, with the protein MNICVFLSAADLADRYTRPAKEFAELIGKGGHTLVWGGSDVGLMKVVADGVQEAGGRLLGVSVEFLAAKARPGTDEMVVARDLAERKRLLLQKADAVVIMVGGTGTLDEATEILELKKHGHTEMPVVLLNSAGFYDGLKEQFRRMDDEGFLPRPLTDLVFFAEEPVGAMAYLEESRGVA; encoded by the coding sequence ATGAACATCTGCGTCTTCCTCTCCGCCGCCGACCTCGCCGACCGTTACACGCGCCCCGCGAAGGAGTTCGCCGAGCTGATCGGCAAGGGCGGGCACACCCTGGTGTGGGGCGGTTCGGACGTCGGGCTGATGAAGGTGGTCGCCGACGGCGTGCAGGAGGCGGGCGGCAGACTGCTGGGCGTCTCGGTCGAGTTCCTGGCGGCCAAGGCGCGGCCGGGCACCGACGAGATGGTGGTCGCGCGAGACCTCGCCGAGAGGAAGCGGCTGCTCCTGCAGAAGGCCGACGCGGTCGTCATCATGGTCGGCGGGACCGGCACACTCGACGAGGCGACCGAGATCCTGGAGCTGAAGAAGCACGGCCACACCGAGATGCCGGTCGTGCTCCTCAACAGCGCGGGTTTCTACGACGGCCTGAAGGAACAGTTCCGGCGCATGGACGACGAGGGCTTCCTGCCCCGCCCGCTCACCGACCTGGTCTTCTTCGCGGAGGAGCCGGTGGGGGCGATGGCCTACCTGGAGGAGAGCCGGGGCGTCGCCTGA
- a CDS encoding trimeric intracellular cation channel family protein, which produces MSPYPLDLIGIFVFAISGALLAVRKNFDVFGIAVLAEVTALGGGLFRDLVIGAVPPAAFTDLGYFLTPLLAALLVFFLHPHVERIQTGVNVFDAAGLGLFCVAGTTKAYEYGLGLTASVALGLATAVGGGVLRDVLANEVPSLLRWDRDLYAVPAMVGAGMVVLCISQDALNPLTSAVAAITAFVLRLLAMRYHWRAPRAWNRRSAAVEEG; this is translated from the coding sequence GTGTCTCCCTACCCGCTCGACCTGATCGGCATCTTCGTCTTCGCCATCTCCGGCGCGCTGCTGGCCGTCCGCAAGAACTTCGACGTCTTCGGCATCGCGGTCCTCGCCGAGGTGACCGCGCTCGGCGGCGGACTCTTCCGGGACCTGGTCATCGGCGCCGTACCGCCGGCCGCCTTCACCGACCTCGGCTACTTCCTCACCCCGCTGCTCGCCGCCCTCCTGGTCTTCTTCCTCCACCCGCATGTGGAGCGCATCCAGACAGGGGTGAACGTCTTCGACGCGGCCGGCCTCGGCCTCTTCTGTGTCGCGGGCACGACCAAGGCGTACGAGTACGGTCTCGGCCTGACCGCCTCCGTCGCTCTCGGCCTCGCCACGGCGGTCGGCGGCGGTGTGCTCCGTGACGTCCTCGCCAACGAGGTGCCCTCGCTGCTGCGCTGGGACCGCGACCTGTACGCCGTGCCCGCGATGGTCGGCGCCGGGATGGTCGTCCTGTGCATCAGCCAGGACGCTCTGAACCCGCTCACCTCGGCCGTCGCCGCGATCACGGCCTTCGTGCTGCGGCTGCTGGCGATGCGGTACCACTGGCGGGCACCGAGGGCGTGGAACCGGCGGTCCGCGGCGGTCGAGGAGGGGTGA
- a CDS encoding N-acetylmuramoyl-L-alanine amidase, producing MGTRRASKNGSGDSGAGASGGKDAGRRVGRRALLIGTAAAAVGTAVVAKDELKRAWWRVPGVTKPRKEGEVDYTGAKWVSASDANWRMADRPDDFGIDMVIIHVTQGSFDSAVKVFQDPEHGAAAHYIVRKDGHVTQMIRELDVAYHAGNRDYNERSVGIEHEGFVERPEDFTAEMYEASARLTARICARYDIPLDREHILGHVEVPGTDHTDPGEDWDWDRYMKLVRAAAAARTSTPA from the coding sequence GTGGGAACGAGACGGGCTTCCAAGAACGGTTCCGGGGACAGCGGCGCCGGCGCCTCCGGCGGCAAGGACGCGGGCCGGCGCGTCGGACGCCGGGCGCTGCTCATCGGCACGGCCGCGGCCGCCGTCGGTACGGCCGTCGTGGCCAAGGACGAGCTGAAGCGCGCGTGGTGGCGGGTGCCCGGTGTCACGAAGCCGCGCAAGGAGGGCGAGGTCGACTACACGGGCGCGAAGTGGGTCTCGGCGTCGGACGCGAACTGGCGAATGGCGGACCGGCCGGACGACTTCGGCATAGACATGGTGATCATCCATGTCACGCAGGGCAGTTTCGACAGCGCCGTGAAGGTCTTCCAGGACCCGGAGCACGGCGCGGCAGCGCACTACATCGTCCGCAAGGACGGCCACGTCACACAGATGATCCGCGAGCTGGACGTGGCGTACCACGCGGGCAACCGCGACTACAACGAGCGCAGTGTCGGCATCGAGCACGAGGGCTTCGTCGAGCGCCCCGAGGACTTCACCGCCGAGATGTACGAGGCCTCCGCGCGGCTGACGGCCCGTATCTGCGCGCGGTACGACATCCCCCTCGACCGCGAGCACATCCTCGGCCACGTCGAGGTCCCGGGGACGGACCACACCGACCCCGGCGAGGACTGGGACTGGGACCGCTACATGAAGCTGGTGCGCGCGGCGGCCGCCGCCCGGACGTCGACGCCCGCCTGA
- a CDS encoding thioesterase family protein, whose protein sequence is MAQASQAIIGDSEFDRDTTATRREEGVYDIDLSAGWTITGAVNGGYLLAVLGRALADALPHDDPFTISAHYLTASRPGPAVVRTAVVRTGRTLSTGQASLFQYDDEGREVERIRVLASYGDLDTLPDDVRTTAKSPAIPPIEQCFGSEDAPGPVPGGSALVDRLLLKLDPATLGWALGAPSGKGEMRAWFGLADGRDADPFSLLLAVDALPPTAFELGMTGWVPTVELTVHVRCRPAPGPLRVAIVTRNLAGGFLEEDAEVWDSADRLVAQSRQLARVRLSD, encoded by the coding sequence ATGGCTCAGGCATCCCAGGCGATCATCGGCGACAGCGAGTTCGACCGCGACACGACGGCCACGCGCCGCGAAGAGGGCGTCTACGACATCGACCTCTCCGCCGGCTGGACCATCACCGGCGCCGTCAACGGCGGCTATCTCCTCGCCGTCCTGGGTCGCGCCCTCGCCGACGCGCTCCCGCACGACGATCCGTTCACCATCTCCGCGCACTACCTGACCGCCTCCCGGCCCGGCCCGGCCGTCGTCCGCACGGCCGTCGTCCGCACCGGACGGACCCTGTCGACCGGCCAGGCCTCCCTCTTCCAGTACGACGACGAGGGCCGCGAGGTGGAGCGGATACGCGTCCTCGCCTCCTACGGCGACCTGGACACCCTCCCGGACGACGTCCGTACGACGGCGAAGTCGCCCGCGATCCCGCCGATCGAGCAGTGCTTCGGCTCCGAGGACGCCCCCGGCCCCGTCCCCGGCGGCTCCGCGCTCGTCGACCGGCTGCTCCTGAAGCTCGACCCCGCGACACTCGGCTGGGCGCTCGGCGCGCCGTCCGGCAAGGGCGAGATGCGGGCCTGGTTCGGGCTCGCCGACGGCCGGGACGCCGACCCGTTCTCCCTGCTCCTCGCGGTGGACGCGCTGCCGCCGACCGCGTTCGAGCTGGGCATGACGGGCTGGGTCCCGACGGTCGAGCTGACCGTCCACGTCCGCTGCCGTCCGGCGCCCGGACCGCTCCGGGTCGCCATCGTCACCCGCAACCTCGCCGGCGGCTTCCTGGAGGAGGACGCCGAGGTCTGGGACAGCGCGGACCGGCTGGTCGCGCAGTCGCGGCAGCTGGCGCGCGTCAGGTTGTCGGACTGA
- a CDS encoding cysteine desulfurase family protein yields MAYLDHAATTPMLPEAAQALTAQLSVTGNASSLHASGRRARRTVEEARETLAEALGARPSEVVFTSGGTEADNLAVKGLYWSRRDSDPARTRVLASPVEHHAVLDAVHWLGEHEGATVEYLPVDPYGRVHPDTLREAIARNPDDVALATVMWANNEIGTILPVRELADVAQEFGVPLHADAVQAFGQVPVDFGASGLAAMTVSGHKIGGPYGVGALLLGREYSPVPVLHGGGQERHVRSGTLDVPAIASFAVAGRLAAEQHEWFAREIGALRDALVEAVRAAVPDAILGGDPAPAGRLPANAHFTFPGCEGDSLLLLLDAQGIECSTGSACTAGVAQPSHVLLATGTDPDLARGTLRFSLGHTSTEADVEAVAKAIGPVVERARDAGLS; encoded by the coding sequence ATGGCTTACCTCGACCACGCGGCGACCACCCCGATGCTCCCCGAGGCGGCGCAGGCCCTGACCGCCCAGCTGAGCGTCACCGGCAACGCCTCCTCGCTGCACGCCTCCGGCCGCCGAGCGCGGCGCACCGTCGAGGAGGCCCGTGAAACCCTCGCCGAAGCCCTCGGAGCCCGCCCCAGCGAGGTGGTCTTCACCTCCGGCGGCACCGAGGCCGACAACCTCGCCGTGAAGGGCCTGTACTGGTCCCGCCGCGACTCCGACCCGGCCCGCACCCGCGTCCTCGCCAGCCCCGTCGAGCACCACGCGGTCCTCGACGCCGTCCACTGGCTCGGCGAACACGAGGGCGCCACCGTCGAATACCTCCCGGTCGACCCGTACGGCAGGGTCCACCCGGACACTCTCCGTGAGGCCATCGCCCGCAACCCCGACGACGTCGCCCTGGCCACCGTGATGTGGGCCAACAACGAGATCGGCACGATCCTGCCGGTCCGCGAACTCGCCGACGTGGCACAGGAGTTCGGCGTCCCGCTGCATGCCGACGCGGTGCAGGCCTTCGGTCAGGTTCCGGTCGACTTCGGCGCCTCCGGCCTCGCCGCCATGACCGTCTCCGGCCACAAGATCGGCGGCCCGTACGGCGTCGGCGCGCTGCTGCTGGGCCGCGAGTACAGCCCCGTGCCCGTCCTGCACGGCGGCGGCCAGGAACGCCACGTCCGCTCCGGCACGCTCGACGTCCCGGCGATCGCTTCCTTCGCGGTCGCCGGCCGGCTCGCCGCCGAGCAGCACGAGTGGTTCGCCCGGGAGATCGGCGCCCTGCGCGACGCCCTGGTCGAGGCGGTCCGTGCGGCGGTGCCGGACGCGATCCTGGGCGGTGACCCGGCCCCGGCGGGACGTCTCCCGGCCAACGCGCACTTCACGTTCCCCGGCTGCGAGGGCGACTCCCTGCTCCTGCTGCTCGACGCCCAGGGCATCGAGTGCTCCACGGGTTCCGCCTGCACCGCCGGCGTCGCCCAGCCCAGCCACGTCCTCCTCGCCACCGGCACCGACCCCGACCTGGCCCGCGGCACCCTCCGCTTCTCCCTCGGCCACACCTCCACGGAGGCGGACGTGGAGGCGGTCGCCAAGGCGATCGGCCCGGTGGTGGAACGCGCCCGCGACGCGGGCCTCAGCTGA
- the mnmA gene encoding tRNA 2-thiouridine(34) synthase MnmA translates to MTEISQRSRPLRVLAAMSGGVDSAVAAARAAEAGHDVTGVHLALSANPQSFRTGARGCCTIEDSRDARRAADVIGIPFYVWDLAERFREDVVEDFVAEYEAGRTPNPCLRCNEKIKFAALLDKALALGFDAVCTGHYAQVIVREDGTRELHRASDMAKDQSYVLGVLDDRQLAHALFPLGDTVTTKDEIRAEAERRGLAVAKKPDSHDICFIADGDTQGFLAHRLGRSEGDIVDESGNVLGTHEGAYGYTIGQRKGLRIGTPAPDGKPRYVLDISPVNNTVTVGPAAALDVDALTAIRPRWCGAAPTGPGTYTAQLRAHGGETEVRAELVDGTLEVTFTEPVRGVAPGQAIVLYDDTRVVGSATIASTTRARAGVE, encoded by the coding sequence ATGACTGAGATCTCGCAGCGCTCCCGCCCCCTCCGTGTCCTCGCCGCCATGTCCGGCGGGGTCGATTCCGCCGTGGCCGCCGCCCGCGCGGCGGAAGCCGGGCACGACGTGACGGGCGTCCACCTGGCGCTCTCCGCGAACCCGCAGTCGTTCCGCACCGGCGCGCGCGGCTGCTGCACGATCGAGGACTCACGGGACGCGCGCCGCGCCGCCGACGTCATCGGCATCCCCTTCTACGTGTGGGACCTCGCCGAGCGCTTCCGCGAGGACGTCGTCGAGGACTTCGTCGCCGAGTACGAGGCCGGCCGCACCCCGAACCCCTGCCTGCGCTGCAACGAGAAGATCAAGTTCGCGGCCCTGCTCGACAAGGCCCTCGCCCTGGGCTTCGACGCCGTCTGCACGGGCCACTACGCCCAGGTGATCGTGCGCGAGGACGGCACCCGAGAGCTGCACCGCGCCTCCGACATGGCCAAGGACCAGTCGTACGTCCTCGGCGTGCTCGACGACAGGCAGCTCGCCCATGCCCTGTTCCCCCTCGGCGACACCGTCACCACCAAGGACGAGATCCGCGCCGAGGCCGAGCGCCGGGGCCTCGCGGTCGCCAAGAAGCCCGACTCCCACGACATCTGCTTCATCGCCGACGGCGACACCCAGGGCTTTCTCGCCCACCGGCTGGGCCGCTCCGAGGGCGACATCGTCGACGAGTCCGGCAACGTCCTGGGCACCCACGAGGGCGCGTACGGCTACACCATCGGCCAGCGCAAGGGCCTTCGCATCGGCACCCCGGCCCCCGACGGCAAGCCGCGCTACGTCCTCGACATCTCGCCGGTGAACAACACGGTGACGGTCGGCCCGGCCGCCGCGCTCGACGTGGACGCCCTGACCGCGATCAGGCCCCGCTGGTGCGGCGCGGCCCCCACCGGGCCCGGCACCTACACCGCCCAGCTCCGCGCGCACGGCGGCGAGACGGAGGTCCGCGCCGAGCTGGTCGACGGCACCCTGGAGGTCACGTTCACGGAGCCCGTCCGCGGAGTGGCCCCCGGCCAGGCGATCGTGCTGTACGACGACACGCGTGTCGTGGGGTCGGCGACGATCGCGTCCACCACGCGCGCGCGGGCGGGCGTCGAGTAG